In Bifidobacterium scardovii JCM 12489 = DSM 13734, the genomic stretch TACCGGCGGCGCGCTGCCGGATGGTACGAAGCTGGCCGGCCCGTACTTCGACTTCTTCAACTACGCCGGGCTGCAGCGCCCGGTGCGTCTGCTCGCCGTGCCGAAGGAGGCGCTCACCGGGTACTCGACCACCTACGCCATTCACGGCGACGGTTCCGCCGACGTGCGGTACGAGGCCGAAACCAACGGCGGGCACCGGGTGGAGGCGCGGCTGTACGACGCCGGCGGCGCGCTCGTAGCCCGGGCCGACGGGGCGAAGGGCACGCTGCATGTGCCCGACGCGCATCTGTGGAACGTGCGCGCGGCCTACCTGTACCGCATCGAATTCACCATCGTCGGCGACGGCGGGGCCGTCATCGACCGCTATTTCGACGAGATCGGCATCCGCACGGTCGAGGTCAGCGGCCGGTCGATCCTTGTCAACGGCAAGCCGGTGTACCTCAAGGGATTCGGCCGCCACGAGGACAGCATCGTCAACGGCCGCGGCGAGAACCCGGCCGTGATCAAGCGCGACTTCGAACTTATGAAGTGGATCGGCGCGAACTCGTTCCGCACCTCGCACTACCCGTACAGCGAGGAGAACCTCAGAATGGCCGACCGCGAGGGCTTCCTGGTCATCGACGAATGCGCGGCCGTCGGCTTCATGGCCAGCCTCATGAACTTCCTCGACGCGGCCAACGATGCCAATCCGAACCGTGACCGCGGCTTCTTCGACGACCCGGTGGTGCGCGGCAAGACCATCGCCGTGCACAAGGAGGCGGTGCGCGAGCTGTTCGAACGCGACCGCAACCATCCGAGCGTGATCATGTGGAGCCTGATGAACGAGCCGGATTCCGCGGCCGACGCGGCCGTGCCGTATTTCAGGGAGATCTTCGGCTACGCGCGCACGCTCGACCCGCAGGGGCGGCCGCTGACCTACACGAACCTGATGTCGGCTGCGGCCGGCAAGGACAAGTGCCACCAGTTCGCGGACGTGATCTGCCTCAACCGCTACTACGGGTGGTACGTGCAGGGCGGCTACCAGCTGGCCGGCGCGAGGAAGGCCTTCATCGACGAGATGAACCGGTGGATGGAGGTCGAGCCGGACAAGCCCTTCGTCTTCACCGAATACGGCGCGGACACGGACGCCGGCGTGCACAAGCTGCCGAGCGTGCAGTGGAGCGAGGAATACCAGTGCGAGTACCTGGACATGCAGCACGAAGTGTTCGACATGTTCGACGCGGTGGTTGGCGAGCAGATGTGGAACCTGTGCGACTTCCAGACCGGCGAGGGCATCATGCGCGTCGACGGCAACAAGAAGGGCGCCTTCACCCGCGACCGCCAGCCCAAGGAGGCCGCCTTCCTGCTCAAGCGCCGCTGGGAGCGCAAGGGCGCCTAGTCATATAACATGGGCGCCGCCCGGCCGGAGAGAGGCTGGGCGGCGCCCATGGGAATTGCAGGGCCGCGCGGATCAGCGCTTGGCGATCTCGTCGATCGCGGCGAGCTCCTCGGCGCTGAACTCGGTGTTCTTGAGCGCGCCGATGTTGTCGAGGATCTGCTGCGGCTTGGAGGCACCGGCGAGCACGCTGGTCACCGCGTCGTCGTGCAGCAGCCATGCGAGGGACATCTCGGCCAGCGTCTGGCCGCGCTGCTGCGCGATCTCGTGCAGGGCCACGATCTTGCCGTGCTCCTTCTCCACGTCGGTGGGCGTCAGGAAGCGTGGGTCGTGCGCGGCGCGCGAGTCGGCCGGAATGCCGTCGAGATAGCGCTCGGTGAGCAGGCCCTGCTGCAGCGGGCTGAAGATGATCAGCCCCTTGCCCAGGCGCTTGGCTGTATCCTTGAGCCCGTTGTTCTCGATCGTGCGGTCGAGGATGTTGTACTTGTTCTGGTTGATGACGAACGGCACATGCAGCTCGCTCAGGATCGCGCTCGCCTTCTCGAGGCGCTCGCCGTCGTAGTTGCTCAGGCCCACGTACAGCGCCTTGCCGCTGGTGACGGCCTGCGCGAGCGCGCCCATCGTCTCCTCCAGCGGGGTCTCCGGGTCCGGGCGGTGGTGGTAGAAGATGTCCACGTAGTCCAGGCCGAGGCGCTCGAGCGACTGGTCGAGGCTGGCGAGCAGGTACTTGCGGCTGCCCCAGTCGCCGTAGGGGCCGGTCCACATCTCGTAGCCGGCCTTGGTGGAGACGATCAGCTCGTCGCGGTGCTTGGCGAAGTACTGGTGGATCAGGCGGCCGGCGCTCTTCTCGGCCGCACCGGGCTCGGGGCCGTAGTTGTTGGCCAGGTCGAAGTGGGTGATGCCGTTGTCGAAGGCGGTGAAGACGAGCTGCTTCATCTGCTCGTACGGCGTGATGTCGCCGAAGTTGTGCCAGAAGCCCAGCGAGATCGCGGGCAGCTTCAGTCCGCTGGCGCCGCAGCGGTTGTAGCGCATCGAGTCGTAGCGGGTCGGTGCCGGCGTGTAGTCGTTGGTCGGTTCGAGCATAATGCCTCCGTATGTCGTCTGGTGTCATCGGATGCCCGCGGCGAGGGCCGGGGCGCCCGAGGTCGTCATTGATGGGACGAGTATCGTGTTGCGTGTTCCATCATGGACCCTCAAGTACACTTGAAGGCAAGTCGGCGATCGGTACGGTGTGCCGGCGCTGCGGTTCGCGGGTTCCCGCGGGCCGCCTGATGGCCGTGGACGATGGCTGCCGGCGCCGCGATGGCGCCCGGCGAAGGGAGCGATTGCGATGTCGGATGACGAGCGGAACAAGGCGCTGGAAAACGCGTGCGGCGAGGATGGGGGCCGGCGGTATTCGATCCGCCAGGTCGCCGATATGTTCGATATGGAGCCGTCGACGCTGCGCTACTACGAGGACGCCGGCCTGCTGACGAACGTCGAGCGCACGTCGACCGGGCAGCGCGTCTATCGGCAGGGCCATATCAATCGGCTGAGCTCGATCTGCTGCTTCAAGCATGCCGGCATGTCGATCGCCGACCTGAAGCGGTTCTTCGTCTACGAGGCCGATGAGCGCACGCATATCGACGACATGATGACGCTGCTTGAGGAGCGCCACGACGCGATCGACGAGCAGCTGCGCGCGCTGGAGGAGGCCCATGCGCATGTGCTGCGCAAG encodes the following:
- the uidA gene encoding beta-glucuronidase — encoded protein: MDGALLYPQVTATRRVQGMDGMWGFRFDPEGVGERDGWAANGLPDPVAMPVPASFNDLFIDKASRDYAGDFWYETDVTVPGEWRDKDLFLRFDAATHRATVFVNGVKVGSHEGGFTPFAVRINDVARFDEPNHVAVRLNNELSHASLPAGTGGALPDGTKLAGPYFDFFNYAGLQRPVRLLAVPKEALTGYSTTYAIHGDGSADVRYEAETNGGHRVEARLYDAGGALVARADGAKGTLHVPDAHLWNVRAAYLYRIEFTIVGDGGAVIDRYFDEIGIRTVEVSGRSILVNGKPVYLKGFGRHEDSIVNGRGENPAVIKRDFELMKWIGANSFRTSHYPYSEENLRMADREGFLVIDECAAVGFMASLMNFLDAANDANPNRDRGFFDDPVVRGKTIAVHKEAVRELFERDRNHPSVIMWSLMNEPDSAADAAVPYFREIFGYARTLDPQGRPLTYTNLMSAAAGKDKCHQFADVICLNRYYGWYVQGGYQLAGARKAFIDEMNRWMEVEPDKPFVFTEYGADTDAGVHKLPSVQWSEEYQCEYLDMQHEVFDMFDAVVGEQMWNLCDFQTGEGIMRVDGNKKGAFTRDRQPKEAAFLLKRRWERKGA
- a CDS encoding MerR family transcriptional regulator, with the protein product MSDDERNKALENACGEDGGRRYSIRQVADMFDMEPSTLRYYEDAGLLTNVERTSTGQRVYRQGHINRLSSICCFKHAGMSIADLKRFFVYEADERTHIDDMMTLLEERHDAIDEQLRALEEAHAHVLRKLHFYGDIREHLRGNAPAPDWDDYRNAHFED
- a CDS encoding aldo/keto reductase codes for the protein MLEPTNDYTPAPTRYDSMRYNRCGASGLKLPAISLGFWHNFGDITPYEQMKQLVFTAFDNGITHFDLANNYGPEPGAAEKSAGRLIHQYFAKHRDELIVSTKAGYEMWTGPYGDWGSRKYLLASLDQSLERLGLDYVDIFYHHRPDPETPLEETMGALAQAVTSGKALYVGLSNYDGERLEKASAILSELHVPFVINQNKYNILDRTIENNGLKDTAKRLGKGLIIFSPLQQGLLTERYLDGIPADSRAAHDPRFLTPTDVEKEHGKIVALHEIAQQRGQTLAEMSLAWLLHDDAVTSVLAGASKPQQILDNIGALKNTEFSAEELAAIDEIAKR